CGGCTCTGACCCGGCGGGACGGTGGCGCCGTAGTTGCCGCCCAGGTCGGCCGGTCCGGTGCCGGAACAGGGCGTGCTGCCGGTGGCCGTGGCGAGGCTGCACCCGGTGAAGCTGTACTTGAGGTCCGGGCGCTGGGTGGTCAGCCAGGTGGGGTCGATCGTCTGATGGACGAAGAGGACGTCGTACGTCTTGTTGTTGGTCAGCGTCATGGACAGCTGGACCGTGCCACCGGGCGTGGTGGAGGCGGTGTCGGTGGCGAACGTCAGGGAGGCCGGCGCGGGATCGGCGTTCGCGCTGGGGGCGAGGCCGAAGACGGCGAGGGCGAGACCGAGGACCGTGGCGAGGCCGAAGCGGCGCATCAGAGGTGATCGCATGGCCCGGGAGGCTAGGCACGCGGCGGGCGCCACGTCTGCCCCTGGCGAGGCGCCCGGAACGCCCGCTGGCCGAAGGTGCGCGATCAGTGAAGGAATCGTGGGGGATGCGTGCGTGTATCTCTCATGGATCGAACACGCACCGTACCGGCACGGTGACGCATGGCCGGGAGGGGAGAGGGGGGTGCTGGAGTCCCGGCGTCCACCCCGGCGCACTTTGGCCTGTACCAAGTGCCTCCCGTGCGGCGCACACGGCGCCGAGCGGGGCGCTCGGGTGCCGGAACGGGCGCTCGGTGCTCCCGATGGGCGCGCGACTGTCGTCGATGCGCCAACGCCCGATCGCTCGCGCCCGCGCCCGGTCGTCGCCCACGCCCACGCCCGATCGCCTGCGCCTACGCCCGCGCTCGCGGCGCACGGAACGCGGGGCCGGGCGACCGGGCGCCGAGGAGCCTTCGTGCCGCACGCCTTGACGGGCCAGGTGTCGCCCCTTAGGTTCCCGGAGCACCGGAAGTCCACGTACACGGTCAACGTTCAGCCTGCTGAACCACCATGACTCCCCGTCTCCCCCCACCACTCGGCAGGAACCCCCATGACGTCGTCCCAGCGTTCCCGGACCATCGCCGCCGCGACCCTCGCGGCGCTCACCGCCGTCCTGTCCGTCCTCGGCACGGGCGGTGCGGACGCCGCCGATCCCAAGGTCGCGCCCGGCGGCAACTTCGACCTGTCCACCTGGCAGCTCCAGGAGCCGGTCGGCTCACCCGGCTCCCCGACCACCATCTCCTCCGCGCGCCTGAAGGGGCGCGACGGCTACCAGGACGCGTACTTCTACACCGACACCCGCGACGGCGCGATGACGTTCTGGGCCCCCGAGAAGGGCGTCACCACGCCCAACTCCCACTACGCCCGCTCCGAACTGCGCGAGATGAACCGGGGCGGCGGCGCCGCCGACTGGCCGCTGCGCGGCACCCACCGGCTGAGCGCCACCCTGCGCGTGGTCTCCGTGACGTCCGATGTGTGCGTGGGACAGATCCACCTCGGCAGCGGCGGCAGCTCCACCAAGCCGCTGGTGGAGCTGTACTACCGGGCGGGCGGCGACATCGTCCTCGGCACCGAGGACTCCCCCTCGGGAGGCCAGACCCTCCACCCGGTCGGACACGTCGCCACCGGCAGGACCTGGCGCTACACCATCGCCGTCACCGGCGGCGACACCATCGACCTGACCGTGAACGACAGCACCACGCACTACGCCGTCCCGTCCTCGTTCCAGCAGTACAAGCAGTACTTCAAGGCCGGTTCCTACAACCAGTCCTCCTCGGACAGCACCACGAAGGGTGCCCGGGTCGCCTTCTACGGACTCACCGTCAGCCACAGCTGACCCGGTGCGCCGAGAACCGGTCGAAAGCCGGGGCACCGGCCCCGCCGGACAGCTCCCCGCCCGCACCCGTGCAGCAGCAGCTCACCGGGCCCGCCCCCGAGCCCCGGCCGGACCCGGCGGCCCCGTCCGGAAGTCGCCGCCGCCGGACCCCGCCCGTTGATGCCGCGCCCCTCCGGCCGCTTCGATGTCGCCCTGCCGGACGGCGCTCGGCCGACGGCACCGCCGACGAGGGGGGTTGGGGAGACCGTGCGTCACCCTGGGAGAAGAACCGGCCGCGCAGCCGGAGGAAGAACACGGCCCGGCGGCCCGTGGACGAGTGCGGCGGCACTGCTCGGTGCCGCCGCACTCGTCGTCACGCTGGCCCCGGCCGCCGCCGCGGCGACCGGAACCGCGGGGCCGCCGGGCCCGGCAGGACCCGCCGGACGGGCCACGTCGACACCCGCCCTGGTGAGCGGCATCCACGAGCAGGCACCCGCCGGGGACAGCGCGGCGGACGCCGCCCGCGCCTACCTGGACCAGCGGCGGGACCGCTACCGGATCCCCGACGCCCGGCACGACCTGGTGCCCGGCGGGACGGTCAGCGCCCACGGCGAGGAGACCGTCCGGCTGCGGCAGCGCCACCGGGGCGTCCCCGTCCTGGGCGGCGAGTACGTCGTCCGGATGGAGAACCACGACGGCCGCCGCACCGTCACCGGCACCTCGGGCAAGTACTTCACGGGGCTGACCACCGGCACCACCGACGGCATCGGCTCCGCGCTCGCCGTGGAGCGGGCCGTGGACGCGGTCCTCGGCGACCTCGACGACCACCACTTCGCCGGACGGCCCGCAGCGGCGCCCGGCACCGACCCGGCGGACCTGCTGCACGGGACCGACCACGGCCTGGTCGTCCTGCCCGCCGGCCCCGGCCTCCTCACCCGGCACATCACCGTGCGCGGCACCGGTCCGGCGGACGGCGCGCCCGTGGTGCGCGAGGTCTACATCGACGCCCGCGCCGGATACCCCGTCCTCCAGTACAGCGGCGTCCAGACCTTCGGCGCCGCCCGCCCGGCCGCCCGCCCGGCCGCCCGCCCGGCCGCCCGTCCGGTGCCGCGCGCCCCGGACCCCCGGCCGCTCGCCGCCGCCGAGAAGGGCACCGGTGTCCGGCTCGACGGGACCGAGGTCCCCCTCGACATCGAGCACGACGAGACCGAGGGCGCCTATGTGCTGCGCGACAGCACCCGCATACCCCAGGACGACTACCACTACGGCGTGCTGTCCACCTGGGACGCCCGCGGCAGGGAGGTCGCCGACACGAGCGGCAGCTGGCCCGACGGCATCAAGGAGTTCAGCTCCCCGGCTCCCGCGTTCGGCGCCGACGCCACCGCCTCGGGCGCCGTGGACGCGCACTGGGCCGCCGGGCGGGTCTACGACTACTTTCGCGCCGAGCACGGCCGCGACAGCCTCGACGGCCACGGCATGACCGTCAACTCCCTGGTGGGGGTGACCGGTTCCTACGGAACGCCGTACGCCAACGCCTTCTGGGACGGCCAGAAGATGGTCTACGGCGGCGGTGACGACGAGTACCTGCCGTTCTCCGCCGCCCTGGACGTCGTCGGGCACGAGATGACGCACGGCGTGATCGCGCACACCGCGAACCTGATGTACGCCGGCCAGTCCGGCGCGCTGAACGAGGCCGTCGCGGACTACTTCGGCAACACCATCGAGGCGTCCGTGTACGGCATCCCCGCCGGCGACCCGGACTCCGGGCTCCTGGGCGAACGGCTCTGCCGGACCAAGGGCCCCCGCGCGTGCGCGACCCGCGACCTCGACGACGGCCGCACCACCACCGGCTCGTTCGTCGGAGTGGACTTCCTCAACGACAACGGCGGCGTCCACCTCAACTCGACCATCTTCGGCGGCGCCCTGTGGGACGCCCGCACCGAGCTGGGCGCCGCCGTGACCGACCGGATCGTCTACCGGGCGCTCACCCAGTACCTCACCCCGCTCGACGGGTTCACCGAGGGACGCGCGGCCGTGCTCGCCGCCGCCGAGGACCTCGGCACCGGCGCGGCGGGACTGAGGAAGCTCAAGGGCGCCTTCACCGCCCACGGCATCGTGCCCGGCTGGGAACTCGCCCTCGGCAACGACAGCCGGGTGCTGTTCGACCGGATCAACACGGCCGGCGCCGAACTGGGCGCGGGCGGCGGCTGGTGGGCGGCGTCCAGGTCCGACGAGGACGGCTCGGAGCCGTACTCGGTGTGGGCGGGCCGCGCCGACGGCAAGGGGCAGCCCAGGCTGATGAGCCCCAACGACGGCCGCTACCACACCAGACCCGCCACCGACGGCAGGACCGTGGTGTGGCAGGCGCACGGACCGGGCGGCGTCGACATCCTCGCCCGGTCGCTCTCCGGCGGCCCGGTCCGCACCCTGTGGCACGGCCGCAGCGTGGGCGGCGCGACGGGCGTCGACGGCGACGTGGTGGCCTTCGACTACTACACCTACGGCGGCCGCAGCGGCATCGTCTACCTCAGCCTCAAGGACCCGCAGGACGAACACGCCGTCGGCGGCGGCACCTACCACCGCGCGCACGGGTCCTCGGTGAGCCACGGCAAGGTCGCCTACCAGGACATGAGCCGGGTGGGACTGGCCGCCACCTACGCCTGGACCACCCGCGTCGCGGACGTGGCGACCGGCGAGGACCGGGCGGTCCAGCGGTACGACGGCTCCACGTCCCTCGGCCCCACGGCCCTCAACGGCACCCATGTCTTCTGGCTGCTCGACGAGGGCCTGGACGCGAACGCGACGACGCTGCGCCGTGCCGCCCTCGACGGCTCCGACGTGGCCGACCTCAGTCCGGGCAGCGGCCCCGACGCCCTGAACGCCTACGACCTGGCGGTCTCCGAGGACGCCGCGGTCGTCGGCACCTATCTCCCCGACACCGTGATCCGCAACGAATCCACCCCCAAGCTCTACCAGTTCGCCGCGAACGGCACCCCGGGCGCGCCCGGCACCCGGCTGGGCCGGGTGTCCTGCAACCGGGGCGCGCAGACCGGGGCCTCCGCCCCGGGCGGCAGCCAGGTGATCTGGCTGGACTCGACGACCGGGAGGACGGACGTGGTGACCCGGGCCGGGCCCACGGGCCGCTGCGGCTGAGGCAGCGCGCGCCGCGGCCCGCGCCGCGGACGGCAGCGGCGACCACGGCGCCGACCGGCGGTGCGGTCCGTCCCCGGGGACGGACCGCACTCCCGCGTCACCCGCTGACGCTCGGGGCGCCCGTCTCCAGATGACCGGTGAAGCGCCGCGACCACGCCGCGTCGGAGTCGACGGTGACCGTGAAGTCGTACCAGCCGTTCTGGAACGCCACCGCGTTGAAGAAGTCCTCCGTGGTGGCCCCGGCGGCGACCCGGTAGCGCCAGGGGCCGTCGCCGCGGTAGTGGTCGGAGGTGATGGTGAACGTCACCGGCGCGGAACCGGAGTTGGTCATCGCGAACCAGACGGCGAGCTTGCCGGTGCCGGACTCGACCGCGTACCGCGTGCGGACCTCGGCCTGCCGGCCGGCCGTGGTCGCGTTGCCCCGGAAGCGCCGCTGGAAGCGGTTGGGGCCCAGC
The sequence above is drawn from the Streptomyces sp. SAT1 genome and encodes:
- a CDS encoding polysaccharide lyase family 7 protein — encoded protein: MTSSQRSRTIAAATLAALTAVLSVLGTGGADAADPKVAPGGNFDLSTWQLQEPVGSPGSPTTISSARLKGRDGYQDAYFYTDTRDGAMTFWAPEKGVTTPNSHYARSELREMNRGGGAADWPLRGTHRLSATLRVVSVTSDVCVGQIHLGSGGSSTKPLVELYYRAGGDIVLGTEDSPSGGQTLHPVGHVATGRTWRYTIAVTGGDTIDLTVNDSTTHYAVPSSFQQYKQYFKAGSYNQSSSDSTTKGARVAFYGLTVSHS
- a CDS encoding M4 family metallopeptidase, producing the protein MSGIHEQAPAGDSAADAARAYLDQRRDRYRIPDARHDLVPGGTVSAHGEETVRLRQRHRGVPVLGGEYVVRMENHDGRRTVTGTSGKYFTGLTTGTTDGIGSALAVERAVDAVLGDLDDHHFAGRPAAAPGTDPADLLHGTDHGLVVLPAGPGLLTRHITVRGTGPADGAPVVREVYIDARAGYPVLQYSGVQTFGAARPAARPAARPAARPVPRAPDPRPLAAAEKGTGVRLDGTEVPLDIEHDETEGAYVLRDSTRIPQDDYHYGVLSTWDARGREVADTSGSWPDGIKEFSSPAPAFGADATASGAVDAHWAAGRVYDYFRAEHGRDSLDGHGMTVNSLVGVTGSYGTPYANAFWDGQKMVYGGGDDEYLPFSAALDVVGHEMTHGVIAHTANLMYAGQSGALNEAVADYFGNTIEASVYGIPAGDPDSGLLGERLCRTKGPRACATRDLDDGRTTTGSFVGVDFLNDNGGVHLNSTIFGGALWDARTELGAAVTDRIVYRALTQYLTPLDGFTEGRAAVLAAAEDLGTGAAGLRKLKGAFTAHGIVPGWELALGNDSRVLFDRINTAGAELGAGGGWWAASRSDEDGSEPYSVWAGRADGKGQPRLMSPNDGRYHTRPATDGRTVVWQAHGPGGVDILARSLSGGPVRTLWHGRSVGGATGVDGDVVAFDYYTYGGRSGIVYLSLKDPQDEHAVGGGTYHRAHGSSVSHGKVAYQDMSRVGLAATYAWTTRVADVATGEDRAVQRYDGSTSLGPTALNGTHVFWLLDEGLDANATTLRRAALDGSDVADLSPGSGPDALNAYDLAVSEDAAVVGTYLPDTVIRNESTPKLYQFAANGTPGAPGTRLGRVSCNRGAQTGASAPGGSQVIWLDSTTGRTDVVTRAGPTGRCG